Below is a genomic region from Triticum dicoccoides isolate Atlit2015 ecotype Zavitan chromosome 5A, WEW_v2.0, whole genome shotgun sequence.
TTCAGCAGATCAGCACATTCAACGGATATGCTAAGGCCTTCGGCTTTCAGCTTATTCTCAAGTAGCTTTGACAGGTCCTCGCTACCTGGCAATTCACCATTATTATAGCAAATCTCTGAGGGATAAGATATCGAAGGCTGAGAATTCTGAGCCTTTGGGGGAATTCCCAATGGAGCCCTGATTGGGCTCTGACTCTGCACACATACGGGGCTGCCCCTGGCTTGATCAACCTCCTCGCCATCCTCGACGGACACAAACTCCGCGGCCCCTGGATGACCAAGAGGGGACTTTCCAAGTGGACTCGGCTTATCAGCAAACCTCTTGTCACGGTTAGCCACCGGCCGCACTCTCCTTGCTAGCGGCACACCACTGGCCAATGTCCCATTCGTCACAGCGCTAGTCTGTGAATTCCCAGTTGGCGTCTGCCTGCTGGGCGGTGGCCCCAGCGACATATAAGCATTGCCGAGGATTGACTGGACGAGGAAATTGTGAAGCTTGATGTTCTCCTTCCCCAGTGTGGCCACGCAGATCTTGTCAAACTCGCTCTTGCCTAGCTGGAAACTCAGGAACTTCTTGAGGCTATGGAAGTAGAGCTCAGAGCGCTGGTGGCCGAGCTTCCTGACTAGCTGCGACTTGATCTCCGCCGTGTCGACGCGAGCAAGTTTCTTGGAAGGCTGCATCTTGGAACAGCACGAATGTAAAAGGCCCGCGGAGACGACGGGGCTCTGTAAGAGCAAACCCTAGCT
It encodes:
- the LOC119299556 gene encoding uncharacterized protein LOC119299556 — translated: MQPSKKLARVDTAEIKSQLVRKLGHQRSELYFHSLKKFLSFQLGKSEFDKICVATLGKENIKLHNFLVQSILGNAYMSLGPPPSRQTPTGNSQTSAVTNGTLASGVPLARRVRPVANRDKRFADKPSPLGKSPLGHPGAAEFVSVEDGEEVDQARGSPVCVQSQSPIRAPLGIPPKAQNSQPSISYPSEICYNNGELPGSEDLSKLLENKLKAEGLSISVECADLLNSGLNVYISQMLKSCLGVAKARGKTMRMPEANRSASAAVNGGRNNATASDLGCSYQASLVDLCTAVQSNARLLGCDYARQYEKIASHLDS